In Hwangdonia lutea, a single window of DNA contains:
- a CDS encoding LysM peptidoglycan-binding domain-containing protein: MAFRFFILCLLFNFGLCVAQTQDTILPKKEPVKDSIVDGKVHGVKIIEAEKDSTSIKKLEDLEFAAQFDEKWFEELYNNNLFDTIYKSVTELTYEPIDYPELPTDTLKKRLKELDARTPFNVEYNPSLESVIKSYLKHRRKHLQKLMTLSAFYFPMFEEELDKHNIPLEIKYLAIVESALKPRAKSRVGATGLWQFMFGTGKEHGLDVSSYVDERSDPIKSTKAAAEYLTRLYKIFGDWDLALAAYNSGPGNVTKAIRRSGGYENYWNIRHNLPRETAGYLPAFLANMYIFEYAEAHGFKKLKPQFTLIETDTVRVKHMITLDQVSEVTGTPIEELQFLNPSYKLDIIPFIEKENYVLRLPREVVGTFVNNEEKIYAFVKEEFAKSEKPLPQFFNANDKVRYRVRSGDYLGKIARNYGVRVSQIKQWNGLRSNNLRIGQRLTIYPRKPYVPSASGNKASSKSKPISGKVTTYTVKSGDSLWSIAQKFPGVSVQNIKDWNDISGSKLKPGMKLKISKG; the protein is encoded by the coding sequence ATGGCTTTTCGATTTTTTATACTTTGCTTACTTTTTAATTTTGGACTTTGTGTGGCACAAACACAAGACACTATTTTACCCAAAAAAGAACCCGTTAAAGATTCTATAGTTGATGGAAAAGTACACGGCGTTAAAATAATTGAAGCCGAAAAGGATAGCACGTCCATTAAAAAGTTAGAGGACCTAGAATTTGCTGCACAATTCGATGAAAAATGGTTTGAAGAGTTATACAACAATAACCTGTTCGACACCATTTACAAATCGGTTACCGAGCTTACCTACGAGCCTATAGATTACCCGGAATTGCCAACAGACACCCTAAAAAAACGCTTAAAAGAACTTGATGCCCGAACGCCTTTTAATGTGGAGTACAATCCGTCGTTGGAAAGTGTTATTAAATCATATTTAAAACATCGCAGAAAGCATTTGCAAAAGTTAATGACTTTAAGTGCATTTTACTTTCCTATGTTCGAGGAGGAATTGGATAAGCATAACATTCCGTTAGAAATAAAATATTTAGCTATTGTTGAGTCGGCCTTAAAACCCAGAGCGAAATCCAGGGTGGGCGCAACGGGTTTATGGCAGTTTATGTTTGGTACGGGCAAAGAGCACGGATTGGACGTAAGCAGTTATGTTGATGAGCGTAGCGATCCTATAAAATCTACCAAAGCTGCAGCCGAATATTTAACACGATTATATAAAATATTTGGCGATTGGGATTTAGCTTTGGCCGCCTATAATTCAGGACCAGGAAACGTTACCAAAGCCATAAGGCGCTCTGGCGGTTACGAAAACTATTGGAACATTAGGCACAATTTACCGCGCGAAACCGCCGGATATTTGCCAGCGTTTTTAGCAAACATGTATATTTTTGAATATGCCGAAGCCCATGGCTTTAAAAAACTTAAACCGCAATTCACATTAATTGAAACCGATACGGTTAGAGTAAAACATATGATTACGCTCGACCAAGTTTCAGAAGTTACGGGCACACCTATTGAGGAGCTTCAGTTTTTAAATCCTTCTTACAAATTAGATATTATTCCTTTTATAGAAAAAGAAAATTACGTGCTTCGATTGCCACGAGAAGTGGTGGGCACCTTTGTAAATAACGAAGAGAAAATATATGCCTTTGTAAAAGAAGAATTTGCAAAGAGCGAAAAACCATTACCGCAGTTTTTTAATGCGAATGATAAAGTGCGCTATAGGGTTCGGTCTGGTGATTATTTAGGAAAAATAGCCCGGAATTATGGGGTTCGCGTTAGCCAAATAAAACAATGGAACGGGTTGAGGAGCAATAATTTAAGAATTGGTCAGCGATTAACCATTTATCCACGAAAACCGTATGTTCCAAGTGCATCTGGAAACAAAGCAAGCTCAAAATCAAAGCCTATTTCTGGCAAGGTGACCACCTATACCGTAAAAAGCGGCGACTCCCTTTGGAGCATCGCTCAAAAATTTCCTGGAGTTTCTGTTCAAAATATTAAAGATTGGAATGATATTAGTGGTAGTAAATTAAAACCGGGAATGAAACTTAAAATATCAAAAGGTTAA
- a CDS encoding phosphoglycerate kinase, with the protein MKTLNDFNFDNKKALIRVDFNVPLNDNFEVTDATRILSAKPTIIKILEDGGSCVLMSHLGRPKGFQEEFSLKHIASKVEDILGVGVTFVPDCIGEEVENAVANLEPGQILLLENLRYYKEETAGDVEFAKKLSKLGDIYVNDAFGTAHRAHASTTIIAQFFDGKKCFGNLLAQEIESIKKVMETGEKPVLAVLGGAKVSSKITIIENILDKVDHLIIGGGMSFTFVKAQGGQIGNSICEDDKMELALDILKQAKAKNVQVHLPVDVVAADDFSNDANTQIVDINAIPDGWEGVDAGPKSIKNFHDVVMDSKTILWNGPLGVFEMESFANGTIELGNSIAEATKNGAFSLVGGGDSVAAVKQFGFEDKVSYVSTGGGAMLESLEGKTLPGIAAILE; encoded by the coding sequence ATGAAAACGCTCAACGACTTTAATTTCGATAATAAAAAAGCACTAATTCGGGTAGATTTTAACGTGCCATTAAACGATAATTTTGAGGTAACCGATGCCACCAGAATTCTATCTGCAAAACCAACCATTATTAAGATTTTAGAAGATGGTGGAAGCTGTGTTTTAATGTCGCATTTGGGTCGTCCTAAAGGGTTTCAAGAAGAATTTTCGTTAAAGCACATTGCATCAAAAGTAGAAGATATTTTGGGTGTTGGTGTTACGTTTGTTCCCGATTGTATTGGCGAAGAGGTTGAAAATGCTGTGGCAAACCTTGAACCGGGTCAAATTTTATTATTGGAAAATTTACGGTATTATAAAGAAGAAACGGCTGGCGATGTAGAGTTTGCCAAAAAACTTTCAAAATTGGGGGATATTTACGTAAACGATGCTTTTGGTACGGCGCACAGAGCGCACGCATCAACCACGATTATAGCGCAGTTTTTTGATGGCAAAAAATGCTTCGGAAATTTATTGGCCCAAGAAATTGAAAGCATCAAAAAAGTTATGGAAACTGGCGAAAAACCCGTTTTAGCCGTTTTAGGTGGTGCTAAAGTGTCCTCAAAAATCACCATCATTGAAAATATTCTGGATAAAGTAGACCATTTAATTATTGGTGGCGGTATGTCGTTCACCTTTGTTAAAGCCCAAGGCGGACAAATAGGTAACTCCATCTGTGAAGATGATAAAATGGAGCTGGCATTGGATATATTAAAACAAGCGAAAGCCAAAAACGTACAGGTACACCTTCCTGTTGATGTGGTTGCGGCCGACGACTTTAGTAACGACGCCAACACACAAATTGTAGACATTAATGCTATTCCCGACGGTTGGGAAGGCGTTGATGCCGGACCAAAATCGATTAAAAACTTTCATGATGTTGTCATGGATTCCAAAACCATTTTATGGAATGGCCCTTTAGGTGTTTTTGAAATGGAAAGTTTTGCAAATGGGACCATCGAATTAGGAAATTCTATAGCAGAAGCTACTAAAAATGGCGCCTTTTCACTTGTTGGTGGTGGCGATTCTGTTGCAGCGGTAAAACAATTTGGTTTTGAAGACAAAGTAAGCTACGTAAGTACTGGAGGTGGCGCGATGCTTGAAAGTTTAGAAGGTAAAACATTACCGGGAATAGCCGCTATTTTAGAATAA
- a CDS encoding DUF4837 family protein, whose translation MMRNFLLSALAIVLVVSCGDKKSSNDRILFDSSGNVNHISVVVSNELWNGSVGEAIRDVLTTPIYGLPQDEPMFNINQIPTKVFSDFITRNRTILKIEMGKTPGFKVARNVYAQPQKVIVVSGNTKDDVIGLLKDNSEKILEEFKNEELTEQQRRMSKSLHRTKRIEEKLGLSVKFQTAYRIAKETDNFFWIRKDISTGTTNLMIYTLPLDAIKRNDSVVNQIIKIRDSIGKKYIPGPVDGSYMITENAYTPFHSETILDNKPALETKGLWDLKGAFMAGPYINYAIEDKINNRWVVAEGFAFAPSVEKRDYMFELEAIIKTIKIN comes from the coding sequence ATGATGCGTAATTTTCTTTTATCAGCATTAGCCATTGTGCTAGTTGTCTCTTGTGGAGACAAAAAATCCTCGAACGACAGAATACTTTTCGATTCTTCAGGAAATGTGAATCACATATCGGTTGTAGTTAGTAACGAACTATGGAACGGTAGTGTTGGTGAGGCCATTAGAGACGTGCTTACCACACCCATTTATGGGCTGCCACAAGACGAACCCATGTTTAACATTAACCAAATTCCAACAAAGGTATTTTCCGACTTTATTACAAGAAACCGTACCATTTTAAAAATAGAAATGGGAAAAACCCCTGGGTTTAAAGTGGCTAGAAATGTATATGCGCAACCTCAAAAAGTGATTGTGGTTTCTGGAAACACCAAAGACGATGTTATTGGGTTGCTAAAAGACAATTCGGAAAAAATATTAGAGGAATTTAAAAACGAAGAACTAACCGAACAACAGCGACGAATGAGTAAATCGCTTCATCGCACAAAAAGGATTGAAGAGAAATTGGGACTGAGTGTTAAGTTCCAAACGGCTTACCGTATTGCCAAAGAGACCGATAATTTCTTTTGGATAAGAAAGGATATTTCAACAGGAACAACCAATTTGATGATTTATACATTGCCCTTAGATGCCATAAAAAGGAATGATAGCGTGGTAAATCAAATTATTAAAATTCGAGATTCTATTGGAAAAAAGTACATTCCCGGACCTGTTGACGGATCGTATATGATTACCGAAAACGCCTATACACCGTTTCATTCTGAAACCATTTTAGATAACAAACCTGCTTTAGAAACTAAAGGGCTTTGGGATTTAAAAGGTGCATTTATGGCTGGCCCCTATATTAACTATGCCATTGAAGATAAAATTAACAACAGATGGGTTGTTGCAGAAGGCTTCGCTTTTGCGCCATCAGTTGAAAAACGCGATTATATGTTCGAACTTGAAGCCATAATTAAAACGATTAAAATAAACTAA
- a CDS encoding DUF6909 family protein, whose amino-acid sequence MSKKKRHERTRAQESSNAIERMYITMRHLFNRGFYKPMGVSGETLRQSLLLLRPEIYGSIGDEKAELEGLLYVIDRLPIGIEECTFINLTSDEGYANSHFKPIIPPKRRRNCYRIDAEQMNIEITRGRSDIYDILTHLTFLFIESHKISNRVIIDENGATTRDWIKLEKAVTSAKKLTQPEREIAITHTANILGRTFNELTNVYSKFATPKQPERLLHIVYWLGKLAIEEKINNNKRTVTFSPVLRERLGHHIHGEIWANTIKETLHKNNLLERPIHIISANMHSVMNTLFAPSALKSKKDIFEVYESLSQKESESLRNKVTREALLNGMIYIKDSSGTNIDVQIFDTDKIDASKIDIKTNETVLKEKPVVFVMDYAFGEQAYETIDELLKPYTAKGKDIHLNVESISIMGKAGILEGGKGDIMIPTAHIFEGTADNYPFKNELKKEDFEGENVNVCQGSMITVLGTSLQNKDILKFFHDSTWHVIGLEMEGAHYQKAIQAASKVRNSINPNVKVRYAYYASDNPLETGSTLASGGLGTSGVKPTYLITRKILEQLFN is encoded by the coding sequence ATGAGTAAAAAGAAACGTCACGAAAGAACAAGAGCACAAGAAAGCTCGAATGCCATTGAGAGAATGTACATAACAATGCGTCATTTGTTTAATCGGGGGTTTTACAAACCCATGGGCGTTTCGGGCGAAACCTTAAGGCAATCTTTACTGTTGTTACGACCAGAAATTTACGGTTCCATTGGCGATGAAAAGGCAGAATTAGAAGGGTTGCTTTATGTTATCGATAGACTTCCAATTGGTATTGAAGAGTGTACTTTTATTAATTTAACGAGCGATGAGGGTTATGCAAATTCGCATTTTAAACCTATAATTCCGCCCAAAAGGCGTCGTAATTGTTATAGGATAGATGCCGAACAAATGAATATTGAGATTACCAGAGGACGATCGGACATCTACGATATTTTAACGCACCTTACCTTTCTTTTTATTGAATCGCACAAAATTAGTAATCGGGTCATTATTGATGAAAACGGAGCTACCACAAGAGATTGGATAAAGTTGGAAAAAGCGGTAACATCAGCGAAGAAACTCACGCAACCCGAGCGTGAAATTGCCATTACCCATACGGCTAATATTTTGGGGCGCACCTTTAATGAGTTAACCAATGTTTATTCTAAATTTGCAACACCTAAACAACCCGAACGACTGTTGCATATTGTGTATTGGTTGGGTAAACTTGCCATTGAAGAAAAGATAAATAACAATAAGCGTACGGTTACTTTTAGTCCGGTGCTTCGTGAGCGTCTTGGACACCATATTCACGGCGAGATTTGGGCAAATACGATTAAAGAAACCTTACATAAAAACAATTTGCTAGAACGGCCAATACATATTATTAGTGCCAATATGCACAGTGTTATGAATACGCTTTTTGCGCCAAGTGCTTTAAAATCTAAAAAAGATATTTTTGAGGTTTATGAGTCTTTAAGCCAAAAAGAAAGCGAAAGCCTTCGAAATAAAGTCACGAGAGAAGCCTTGCTTAACGGGATGATTTATATTAAGGACAGCTCTGGCACCAACATCGACGTTCAGATTTTTGATACCGATAAAATAGACGCTTCTAAAATAGACATAAAAACAAACGAAACTGTTTTAAAAGAAAAACCAGTGGTGTTTGTAATGGATTACGCTTTTGGTGAGCAAGCCTACGAAACGATTGATGAATTATTGAAGCCCTATACCGCAAAAGGAAAAGATATCCATTTAAATGTAGAATCTATTTCCATTATGGGTAAAGCGGGAATTTTAGAAGGCGGGAAAGGCGATATTATGATTCCCACGGCACATATTTTTGAAGGAACGGCAGATAACTATCCTTTTAAAAATGAATTGAAAAAAGAAGATTTTGAAGGTGAAAACGTAAATGTTTGCCAAGGCTCCATGATTACCGTTTTGGGTACATCGTTGCAAAATAAGGATATTTTAAAGTTTTTCCATGATTCGACATGGCACGTTATAGGTTTGGAAATGGAAGGTGCCCATTACCAAAAGGCCATTCAAGCGGCTTCCAAGGTGAGAAATAGCATAAACCCAAACGTAAAAGTGCGTTACGCTTATTACGCCAGTGATAATCCTTTAGAGACTGGAAGTACTTTAGCGTCTGGCGGATTGGGAACCTCAGGCGTAAAGCCAACCTATTTAATAACCAGAAAAATATTAGAACAACTATTTAATTAA
- the rfbA gene encoding glucose-1-phosphate thymidylyltransferase RfbA has product MKGIILAGGSGTRLHPLTKVVSKQLMPVYDKPMIYYPLTTLMSAGIQDILIISTSKDTPKFKELLGDGSDYGCHFQYAIQEEPNGLAEAFIIGEEFIGNDSVALILGDNIFYGSGLNSILRASVNPNGGVIFAYHVNDPQRYGVVEFDDQNKAVSIEEKPKQPKSNFAVPGIYFYDNNVVEIAKDIKPSHRGELEITDINKAYLIKGALNVEILDKGTAWLDTGTFASLMQASQFVQVIEDRQGQKIGCIEEVAYKMGYIDSVQLNKLAQPLLKSGYGEYLQQLID; this is encoded by the coding sequence ATGAAGGGCATTATATTAGCAGGAGGTTCGGGCACGCGTTTGCACCCACTAACCAAAGTGGTTAGCAAACAACTTATGCCTGTTTACGATAAACCCATGATTTATTATCCGCTTACCACGTTAATGTCTGCGGGAATACAAGATATTTTAATCATTTCGACCTCAAAAGATACCCCGAAATTTAAGGAATTATTGGGCGATGGAAGCGATTATGGATGTCATTTCCAATACGCCATTCAAGAGGAGCCAAACGGATTGGCCGAAGCCTTTATTATTGGTGAAGAATTTATAGGAAACGATAGCGTAGCCCTTATTTTAGGCGACAATATATTCTATGGTTCAGGTTTAAACAGCATTTTACGAGCTAGCGTTAATCCAAACGGAGGTGTTATTTTTGCCTATCATGTTAACGATCCACAGCGCTATGGCGTTGTTGAGTTCGATGACCAAAACAAAGCGGTTTCAATTGAAGAAAAACCAAAACAACCAAAATCTAATTTTGCGGTTCCGGGCATATATTTTTATGACAACAATGTTGTTGAAATTGCAAAGGACATAAAACCGAGCCATAGGGGCGAACTAGAAATAACAGATATTAATAAAGCTTATTTAATTAAAGGAGCGCTTAATGTAGAAATTTTAGATAAAGGCACAGCTTGGTTAGATACTGGTACTTTTGCATCGCTCATGCAGGCTTCTCAATTTGTACAAGTTATTGAGGATCGTCAAGGTCAAAAAATAGGATGTATTGAGGAAGTGGCATATAAAATGGGATACATTGACAGCGTTCAACTAAATAAACTAGCACAGCCATTGCTAAAAAGCGGCTACGGCGAATACCTTCAACAATTAATAGATTAA
- a CDS encoding GH3 auxin-responsive promoter family protein, with translation MLSIKSALAKPFAKHVYKRIKKWADKPIETQERVFQELISKGAGTVFGKDHDFVSINNHLDFVKRVPVRDYEALKPYVEKAVAGEENILWTGKPIYFAKTSGTTSGSKYIPITKESMPTHVEAAKNAILMYIHETGNAKFVDGKMIFLQGSPVLKEQNGIQLGRLSGIVAHYVPKYLQKNRLPSWETNCIEDWETKVDAIVEETLPENMTVISGIPSWVQMYFEKLQQKTGKKVGDIFKNFNLFIFGGVNYEPYRAKFENLIGRKVDSIELYPASEGFFAFQDKQNEKGMLLQLNSGIFYEFIKIDDFFNDNPKRITIADVEIGVNYVMIISTNAGLWAYNIGDTVEFTSLNPYRVIVSGRIKHFISAFGEHVIGKEVEQAMKEATLNTEVRVSEFTVAPQINPTEGLPYHEWFVEFENEPENLSALAKKIDQSLQEQNSYYFDLIKGKVLQSLKITKVKKGGFQDYMKSVGKLGGQNKIPRLSNDRKIANHFSTD, from the coding sequence ATGCTATCAATAAAATCGGCTTTAGCAAAACCATTCGCAAAACATGTTTATAAGCGCATAAAAAAATGGGCGGATAAGCCTATTGAAACACAAGAGCGGGTTTTTCAAGAATTAATAAGTAAAGGGGCTGGAACCGTTTTTGGGAAAGACCACGATTTTGTAAGCATAAATAACCATTTAGATTTTGTAAAACGCGTACCTGTTAGGGATTACGAAGCACTTAAGCCCTATGTTGAAAAAGCAGTGGCGGGCGAAGAAAATATACTTTGGACAGGGAAACCCATTTACTTTGCAAAAACCTCGGGCACAACATCTGGCTCTAAATACATTCCTATTACCAAAGAAAGTATGCCCACACATGTTGAGGCGGCAAAAAATGCTATTTTAATGTACATTCACGAAACGGGGAATGCTAAATTTGTTGATGGTAAAATGATTTTTTTACAAGGCAGCCCAGTTTTAAAAGAACAGAATGGCATTCAACTAGGTAGGCTTTCGGGCATTGTAGCCCATTATGTGCCCAAGTACCTTCAAAAAAACAGATTGCCATCCTGGGAAACCAATTGCATTGAAGATTGGGAAACTAAAGTGGATGCCATTGTTGAAGAAACCTTGCCTGAAAATATGACGGTTATTTCGGGTATTCCGTCGTGGGTGCAAATGTATTTTGAAAAACTGCAACAAAAAACAGGCAAAAAAGTAGGCGATATTTTTAAAAACTTCAACCTTTTTATTTTTGGCGGTGTAAATTACGAGCCCTATCGCGCAAAGTTTGAAAATCTTATTGGCAGAAAAGTAGATAGCATAGAATTGTATCCCGCCAGCGAAGGTTTTTTTGCATTTCAAGATAAACAAAACGAAAAAGGCATGTTGCTTCAATTAAACTCTGGTATTTTTTATGAGTTTATTAAAATCGATGATTTTTTTAATGACAACCCCAAACGCATCACGATTGCTGATGTAGAAATAGGGGTGAATTATGTGATGATAATTTCTACCAATGCCGGACTTTGGGCTTATAATATTGGCGATACGGTAGAATTTACATCATTAAACCCATACCGTGTAATCGTTTCAGGAAGAATAAAGCATTTTATATCAGCTTTTGGTGAGCACGTGATTGGTAAAGAAGTTGAACAGGCCATGAAAGAAGCCACTTTAAATACAGAGGTTAGGGTTTCAGAATTTACGGTGGCGCCTCAAATTAATCCAACTGAAGGTTTGCCGTATCACGAATGGTTTGTAGAGTTTGAAAACGAGCCCGAAAATCTTTCCGCGTTAGCGAAAAAAATAGACCAATCGCTTCAAGAACAAAACAGTTATTATTTCGATTTAATTAAAGGTAAAGTTTTGCAATCGCTTAAAATTACTAAAGTTAAAAAAGGCGGATTTCAAGACTATATGAAATCTGTTGGAAAATTGGGCGGACAGAATAAAATCCCACGCCTATCAAACGACAGGAAGATTGCTAATCATTTTTCGACGGATTAA
- the rfbB gene encoding dTDP-glucose 4,6-dehydratase gives MTILITGGAGFIGSNFIPYYLESHSSVKIVNIDKLTYAANVTNLASVENNNRYTFIKGDICDRGLIERIFTQYDFKGVIHFAAESHVDNSINSPTAFINTNIVGTFNLIDVAKNHWMDAANSPKPQHKNSRFHHISTDEVYGTLGEKGLFTEQTPYAPNSPYSASKASSDFIVRSYFHTYGMNVVTTNCSNNYGPNQHDEKLIPTIIRKALSGENIPIYGDGTNVRDWLYVLDHCIGIDLVFNKGVSGETYNIGGNNERNNLYIANRICEILDELKPKDKSYKNQISFVSDRPGHDYRYAIDASKIETELGWQAQENFETGITKTVNWYINKYSN, from the coding sequence ATGACTATTTTAATAACAGGTGGAGCTGGATTTATCGGGTCAAATTTTATCCCTTATTATTTAGAAAGCCACTCAAGTGTTAAAATAGTAAACATTGATAAACTAACCTACGCAGCTAATGTAACAAATTTAGCTAGTGTAGAAAACAACAACAGATACACTTTTATTAAGGGTGATATTTGTGATAGAGGCTTAATTGAACGTATATTTACACAATACGATTTTAAAGGGGTTATACATTTTGCGGCAGAGTCACATGTAGATAATTCTATTAATAGTCCAACAGCTTTTATTAATACGAATATTGTAGGAACATTTAATTTAATTGATGTGGCTAAAAACCATTGGATGGATGCTGCAAACTCGCCAAAACCACAGCATAAAAACTCAAGATTTCATCACATTTCAACAGATGAGGTTTATGGCACTTTGGGAGAAAAAGGCTTATTTACAGAACAAACGCCCTATGCACCAAACAGCCCATATAGCGCTTCAAAAGCGTCTTCAGATTTTATTGTTCGAAGCTATTTTCATACTTACGGAATGAATGTGGTTACTACCAATTGCTCAAACAATTACGGCCCCAATCAACACGACGAAAAACTTATACCAACCATAATTAGAAAAGCACTGTCTGGAGAAAACATCCCTATTTATGGCGACGGAACAAACGTTCGCGATTGGTTATATGTTTTAGATCACTGTATCGGGATAGATTTAGTATTTAATAAAGGTGTTTCAGGCGAAACTTATAATATAGGTGGCAATAACGAACGTAATAATTTATATATTGCAAATAGAATTTGTGAAATTTTAGACGAATTAAAACCTAAAGATAAATCGTATAAAAATCAAATTTCTTTTGTTTCAGACAGACCGGGGCATGATTACAGGTATGCCATTGATGCGTCAAAAATTGAAACCGAATTGGGTTGGCAAGCACAGGAAAATTTTGAAACTGGCATAACAAAAACCGTAAACTGGTATATCAATAAATATTCAAACTAA
- the rfbC gene encoding dTDP-4-dehydrorhamnose 3,5-epimerase — translation MTVEETNLKGCFVIAPNVIKDERGYFFESFNKAQFEAKTGIATNFIQDNQSQSSKGVLRGLHLQTGAFAQAKLVRVIKGKVLDVCVDLRKDSITFGKHFSIVLDAVDHKQLYIPKGFAHGFLVLEDQTIFSYKCDNYYNKASERGIIYNDKELNINWSFPTEDLILSEKDKALPTLKVYLNE, via the coding sequence ATGACGGTTGAAGAAACAAATTTGAAAGGCTGTTTTGTAATCGCGCCTAATGTAATTAAAGACGAAAGAGGTTATTTTTTTGAAAGTTTTAACAAAGCTCAATTCGAAGCTAAAACAGGAATTGCCACCAACTTTATTCAAGACAACCAATCGCAATCCTCAAAAGGGGTTTTAAGAGGACTGCATTTACAAACTGGTGCGTTTGCTCAAGCCAAACTTGTTAGGGTAATTAAAGGCAAAGTTTTAGATGTTTGTGTAGATTTGAGAAAAGATTCAATAACCTTTGGGAAACACTTTTCAATAGTTTTAGATGCGGTTGATCACAAACAACTTTACATTCCCAAAGGATTTGCTCATGGTTTTTTGGTTTTAGAAGACCAAACCATTTTTTCTTATAAATGCGATAATTATTATAATAAAGCATCAGAAAGAGGTATTATTTATAATGATAAAGAATTAAATATTAATTGGAGTTTCCCGACGGAAGACCTAATACTTTCAGAAAAAGACAAAGCACTACCAACATTAAAAGTTTACTTAAATGAATAA
- a CDS encoding M23 family metallopeptidase, translated as MKNEKKEPKKIKRKLLDKYRLVILNENTFEERLSFKLTRLNVFVLASISVIVLISATYALIAFTALREYIPGYSSTALKKKAVELSYKTDSLQQVISMNERYFSSIKKVLQGDVSVVDFNKDSIVEAIKLEDTEIDLSPSLEDSLLREKVAKEDKYNLFESAISASNFVLFPPVNGTISEPYNLEEKHYAVDIVVPKDAPIKATADGIVIFAEWTPTTGHVIIIEHSYGLISVYKHNGALTKTQGDLVKAGEVIATAGDSGEFSTGPHLHFELWNDGYPINPTNFIDFE; from the coding sequence ATGAAGAATGAAAAGAAAGAACCAAAAAAAATAAAACGAAAATTACTCGATAAGTATCGCTTGGTTATTTTAAACGAAAACACGTTCGAGGAGCGCTTGTCTTTCAAATTAACCCGATTAAATGTTTTTGTGTTGGCTTCAATCTCCGTAATTGTATTAATTAGCGCAACATACGCCTTAATTGCATTTACCGCACTTAGAGAGTATATTCCGGGATATTCTTCAACAGCTTTAAAAAAGAAAGCCGTCGAACTAAGTTATAAAACCGATTCGTTGCAACAGGTTATTTCTATGAACGAAAGGTACTTCTCATCGATAAAAAAAGTATTGCAAGGCGATGTAAGCGTAGTAGATTTTAACAAAGATTCTATAGTTGAAGCCATAAAATTAGAAGACACCGAAATAGATTTAAGCCCAAGTTTAGAAGATTCGTTGTTGCGTGAAAAAGTAGCCAAAGAAGATAAATACAACCTCTTTGAATCGGCTATATCGGCTTCAAATTTTGTGCTATTTCCCCCAGTAAACGGTACGATTAGCGAGCCCTACAACCTGGAGGAAAAACATTATGCGGTAGATATTGTAGTACCCAAAGATGCGCCCATTAAAGCCACCGCCGACGGTATAGTAATTTTTGCAGAATGGACTCCAACTACGGGGCACGTTATAATTATTGAGCATAGTTATGGCTTAATTTCGGTGTACAAACACAATGGAGCATTAACAAAAACACAAGGCGATTTGGTAAAAGCTGGTGAGGTGATAGCCACTGCGGGAGATTCAGGAGAGTTTTCAACAGGACCACATTTGCATTTCGAGCTTTGGAACGATGGCTATCCCATTAACCCAACAAACTTTATAGATTTCGAATAA
- a CDS encoding twin-arginine translocase TatA/TatE family subunit, giving the protein MSFYILPLAIGPWQIALIVVVVLLLFGGKKIPELMRGLGSGIKEFKDASKEEGDEPANDKK; this is encoded by the coding sequence ATGAGTTTTTATATATTACCATTAGCGATTGGTCCTTGGCAAATAGCCTTAATTGTTGTTGTTGTTTTACTGTTATTTGGCGGTAAAAAAATACCGGAATTAATGCGAGGATTGGGTAGCGGCATTAAAGAATTTAAAGACGCTAGCAAAGAAGAAGGCGATGAACCTGCAAACGATAAAAAATAA